In Cicer arietinum cultivar CDC Frontier isolate Library 1 chromosome 1, Cicar.CDCFrontier_v2.0, whole genome shotgun sequence, one DNA window encodes the following:
- the LOC101505588 gene encoding uncharacterized protein, producing the protein MMSSNLLQLSKIRRSNRSVSNSFSLRISATCDDRSHAPSCIYVGPLQTATKETLEALYSQARDAYYSGEPLIVDDMFDRVELKLKWFGSKSVVKYPRCSIRRQSTYSDAQEDLSMVFALASTWTLIFAFGSSACVGPMLYTVTLAYQNAFDLGLSYGTSQASELRPLFMVNTVIFMALGFVIGYPVASASVKVLEGLWRNGLAALKGSCPNCGEEVFAFVRTDKANNSPHRAQCHVCECLLEFRTEVEQSTSRFGRQWVYGRIYLVRRSRRQREL; encoded by the exons ATGATGTCATCCAATTTGCTACAATTATCCAAAATCAGAAGAAGCAATCGCTCTGTTTCTAATTCATTCTCACTTCGAATCTCTGCCACCTGCGATGACCGCTCTCATGCTCCATCTTGTATATATGTTGGCCCTCTTCAAACCGCCACCAAAGAGACCCTTGAAGCTCTTTATTCTCAA GCAAGGGATGCATATTACAGTGGTGAGCCTTTGATAGTTGATGACATGTTTGATAGAGTAGAG TTGAAGCTAAAGTGGTTTGGTTCTAAGTCAGTTGTGAAGTATCCCCGATGCAGTATCAGGAGGCAATCAACTTATTCTGATGCTCAG GAAGATTTGTCTATGGTTTTTGCATTGGCAAGTACATGGACACTGATTTTTGCATTTGGCAGTTCAGCATGTGTTGGTCCAATGTTGTACACAGTCACCTTGGCTTATCAAAATGCATTTGATTTAGGATTATCGTATGGTACTAGCCAAGCATCAGAACTAAGACCTCTTTTCATGGTGAATACCGTTATCTTCATGGCACTTGGTTTTGTCATAGGATATCCAGTTGCTTCAGCTTCAG TTAAAGTACTTGAAGGCTTGTGGAGGAATGGCTTGGCGGCATTGAAGGGTTCATGTCCAAATTGTGGAGAAGAG GTATTTGCATTTGTAAGAACGGACAAGGCTAATAACTCACCCCATAGAGCACAGTGCCATGTGTGTGAATGCCTATTGGAATTTCGCACCGAAGTTGAG CAATCAACTTCAAGATTCGGTAGACAATGGGTTTATGGACGTATTTATCTTGTTCGTAGATCCAGACGCCAAAGGGAGCTGTAA
- the LOC101506128 gene encoding RHOMBOID-like protein 1: MRGGRDPYGGTGTGTVEVKVHPRRDDSTVRHGRGSPPNPPPPANPPFTRDRDFRLFKQWFPWLVPIFVVANVLIFIITMYVNDCPKNSLYDSCVVSFLGRFSFQPLKENPLFGPSSSTLEKMGALEVDRVVHRHQVWRLLSCIWLHGGAVHVLANMLSLTFIGIRLEQEFGFVRIGILYVISGFGGSLLSALFIKSGISVGASGALFGLLGGMLSELLINWTIYANKLAALLTLIVIVVINLAVGILPHVDNFAHIGGFGSGFLLGFLLLIRPQFKWVSERNSRSGIAAPSVKHKHKPYQYVLWVLSFIILTAGLISGLVLLLQGVNLNERCSWCHYLSCVPTSKWSCDEPSIYCETTQYGNELNITCISNGKSDIFPLSNTSSYDAQQLCSQLCRG, translated from the exons ATGAGAGGAGGGAGGGACCCATACGGTGGCACCGGCACCGGAACCGTCGAGGTTAAGGTTCATCCTCGCCGTGACGATTCCACTGTCCGTCATGGACGTGGGTCTCCGCCCAATCCTCCTCCTCCGGCGAATCCTCCCTTCACTCGTGATCGTGATTTCAGGCTCTTTAAGCAGTGGTTCCCATGGCTTGTTCCTATCTTTGTTGTTGCCAACGTTCTTATCTTCATCATCACAATGTATGTCAATGATTGTCCTAAGAATTCTCTATATGATTCTTGTGTTGTTTCTTTCCTTGGAAGATTCTCCTTTCAGCCTCTCAAAGAAAACCCCCTCTTTGGTCCTTCTTCCTCAAC ATTAGAGAAGATGGGTGCTCTAGAAGTAGATAGAGTGGTTCATAGACACCAAGTTTGGCGCCTTCTCTCTTGTATTTGGTTGCATGGTGGGGCTGTTCATGTGCTTGCCAACATGTTGAGTCTTACTTTTATAGGAATTCGGCTTGAGCAAGAATTTGGATTTG TTAGAATTGGAATTCTGTATGTGATATCTGGTTTTGGAGGGAGTTTGCTGTCTGCTCTATTCATAAAATCGGGTATCTCCGTTGGTGCTTCGGGTGCATTGTTTGGTTTACTAGGAGGGATGCTCTCAGAGCTTTTGATAAATTGGACAATTTATGCCAATAAG TTGGCGGCATTGTTGACACTTATAGTCATTGTTGTAATCAATTTAGCCGTTGGAATCCTTCCGCATGTCGACAATTTTGCTCATATTGGAGGGTTTGGCTCTGGCTTTCTTCTTGGTTTTCTACTTCTGATTCGTCCGCAGTTTAAATGGGTTAGCGAAAGAAATTCTCGTTCTGGAATCGCTGCACCTTCGGTAAAACATAAGCACAAACCTTATCAGTATGTGCTGTGGGTTTTGTCCTTCATAATACTCACTGCAGG ATTGATTAGTGGTCTAGTTTTGCTCCTTCAAGGTGTTAACTTGAATGAACGTTGCTCTTGGTGTCACTATTTAAGTTGTGTTCCTACCTCAAAATGGAGTTGTGACGAACCAAGTATTTATTGTGAG ACAACACAATATGGAAATGAACTTAACATCACATGCATAAGCAATGGGAAAAGTGACATTTTTCCTCTGTCAAATACTAGCTCTTATGATGCGCAACAACTTTGTTCCCAACTTTGCCGTGGATAG